A region from the uncultured Stenotrophomonas sp. genome encodes:
- a CDS encoding conserved hypothetical protein (Evidence 4 : Homologs of previously reported genes of unknown function) — translation MQDQALQRRLDTVWRMESPRLVARLMRMLGDLDSAEELAQDALVAALEHWPLHGVPDNPAAWLMTTAQRRAIDLLRQRRLHAGKHEALAQAPEWPGGVVRDHEREVEDDIGDDLLRLLFVACYPALPADARVALTLRLLCGLSTAEIARAFLLPEPTIAQRIVRAKRTLAARRVPFEVPRRKALPQRLRSVLEVVYLVFNEGYAASHGEDWMRPALCEEALRLGRVLAALMPMSAPVLGLLALMELQASRLAARTDAQGAAVLLMAQDRGRWDWLQIGRGQAALEKALALGGDDDTYVLQAAIAECHARARRAEQTDWPRIAQLYARLASVMPSPVVELNRVVAVARAQGPQAAWPLLQALHDDARLHGYAPLEAVRGDLLAQLGRHAEARAAFEQAAALSGNAREREALLARAATV, via the coding sequence ATGCAGGATCAGGCACTCCAGCGCAGGCTCGACACGGTGTGGCGGATGGAATCGCCGCGCCTGGTCGCGCGCCTGATGCGGATGCTGGGCGACCTGGACAGCGCCGAGGAGCTGGCGCAGGACGCGCTGGTCGCCGCGCTGGAGCATTGGCCGCTGCATGGTGTCCCCGACAACCCCGCCGCGTGGCTGATGACTACGGCCCAGCGCCGCGCGATCGACCTGCTGCGCCAGCGTCGCCTGCACGCCGGCAAGCACGAGGCATTGGCGCAGGCGCCGGAATGGCCGGGGGGCGTCGTGCGCGACCATGAGCGCGAAGTGGAAGACGACATCGGCGACGACCTGTTGCGGTTGTTGTTCGTCGCCTGCTATCCGGCGCTGCCGGCCGACGCGCGGGTGGCGCTGACCCTGCGCCTGCTGTGCGGCCTGAGCACCGCCGAGATCGCGCGCGCGTTCCTGTTGCCCGAGCCGACCATCGCCCAGCGCATCGTCCGCGCCAAGCGCACTCTTGCCGCGCGCCGGGTGCCGTTCGAGGTGCCGCGGCGCAAGGCGTTGCCGCAGCGTCTGCGCTCGGTGCTGGAAGTGGTCTACCTCGTCTTCAACGAGGGCTACGCGGCCAGCCACGGCGAGGACTGGATGCGCCCGGCGCTGTGCGAGGAAGCATTGCGGCTGGGCCGGGTACTGGCCGCGCTGATGCCCATGTCGGCGCCGGTGCTGGGATTGCTGGCATTGATGGAATTGCAGGCCTCGCGGCTGGCCGCGCGCACCGATGCACAGGGCGCGGCGGTGCTGCTGATGGCGCAGGATCGCGGCCGCTGGGACTGGCTGCAGATCGGCCGCGGGCAGGCGGCGCTGGAAAAAGCGTTGGCGCTTGGCGGTGATGACGATACCTACGTCCTGCAAGCCGCCATCGCCGAATGCCACGCGCGGGCGCGCCGCGCCGAACAGACCGACTGGCCGCGCATCGCACAGCTGTATGCGCGGCTGGCGTCGGTCATGCCCTCGCCGGTGGTCGAACTGAACCGTGTGGTGGCGGTGGCTCGGGCGCAGGGGCCGCAGGCGGCGTGGCCGCTGTTGCAGGCCCTGCATGACGACGCGCGCCTGCACGGCTATGCGCCGCTGGAGGCGGTGCGCGGCGACCTGCTCGCGCAACTCGGTCGCCATGCCGAGGCGCGCGCCGCGTTCGAGCAGGCCGCCGCGTTGAGCGGCAATGCCCGCGAACGCGAGGCCCTGCTGGCGCGTGCCGCCACCGTGTGA
- a CDS encoding Aminopeptidase — MKRVAISLLAMSMSTALLAAPPKFDGARISADVKELASDAYEGRSPATAGEEKTIAYLGRQFAEAGLQPGGDLKDGQRLWTQAVPLLKGDIVGKPQLSLSRDGKAQQLTQGQEIAVRAAMNGASAVAIEDAPLVFVGYGVKAPERDWDDFKDVDLKGKIAVVLVNDPDFESGEGDFDGKGMTYYGRWTYKYEEGARQGAAGVLIVHETAPASYGWATVAGSNTNTMFDVVREDPAAAHPPLEGWIQRDLAVDLFKRAGLDFEALKKQAQSRDFRPVELKGETFSADYAVKTEVITSHNVVARLEGSSHPDETIIYSAHWDHIGVGEPDARGDRIFNGALDNASGTAALLELARGFAKAPQPQRSVLFLAVTAEEKGLLGSEYYASHPLYPLGTTVALINMDGMAPFGPSRDFGIYGSARFELLDQLRDVAKGWDIRYTPDPKPEAGLFFRSDHFPFAKRGVPALSYSAGQDWVEGGVEAGKKASDDYTARRYHQQGDEWQPDWRFAGAARDLEVVYTLGEQLANSRAWPNWSADEPFRAVRDASADARH; from the coding sequence GTGAAACGAGTAGCGATCAGCCTGCTGGCGATGTCGATGTCCACGGCCTTGCTGGCCGCGCCGCCGAAGTTCGATGGCGCACGGATTTCCGCCGACGTGAAGGAACTGGCGTCCGACGCCTATGAAGGCCGTTCGCCGGCCACCGCCGGCGAGGAGAAGACTATCGCCTACCTGGGCCGCCAGTTTGCCGAGGCCGGCTTGCAGCCTGGCGGCGACCTGAAGGACGGCCAGCGCCTGTGGACGCAGGCGGTGCCGCTGCTCAAGGGCGACATCGTTGGCAAGCCGCAGCTGTCACTGTCGCGCGACGGCAAGGCGCAACAGCTCACGCAGGGGCAGGAGATCGCGGTGCGCGCGGCGATGAACGGCGCCAGCGCGGTGGCGATCGAGGACGCACCGCTGGTGTTCGTCGGCTACGGCGTCAAGGCGCCGGAGCGCGACTGGGACGACTTCAAGGACGTGGACCTGAAGGGCAAGATCGCGGTGGTGCTGGTCAACGACCCGGACTTCGAGAGCGGTGAGGGCGACTTCGACGGCAAGGGCATGACCTATTACGGCCGCTGGACCTACAAGTACGAGGAGGGCGCGCGGCAGGGCGCGGCTGGCGTGCTGATCGTGCACGAAACCGCGCCGGCCTCCTACGGCTGGGCGACGGTGGCCGGCTCCAATACCAACACCATGTTCGACGTGGTGCGCGAGGACCCGGCCGCGGCGCACCCGCCGCTGGAAGGCTGGATCCAGCGTGACCTGGCGGTGGACCTGTTCAAGCGTGCCGGGCTGGATTTCGAGGCGTTGAAGAAGCAGGCGCAGTCGCGCGACTTCCGCCCGGTGGAGTTGAAGGGCGAAACCTTCTCGGCCGACTACGCGGTCAAGACCGAGGTCATCACCTCGCACAATGTGGTTGCGCGGCTGGAAGGCAGCAGCCACCCGGACGAGACCATCATCTACTCCGCGCACTGGGACCACATCGGCGTCGGTGAGCCGGATGCACGTGGCGACCGCATCTTCAACGGCGCGCTGGACAACGCCAGCGGCACCGCCGCGCTGCTGGAACTGGCACGCGGCTTTGCCAAGGCACCGCAGCCGCAGCGCTCGGTGCTGTTCCTTGCCGTCACCGCCGAAGAAAAGGGTCTGCTTGGTTCGGAGTACTACGCCAGCCATCCGCTGTACCCGCTGGGCACGACCGTGGCGCTGATCAACATGGACGGCATGGCGCCGTTCGGGCCGTCGCGCGATTTCGGCATCTACGGCTCGGCCCGCTTCGAGTTGCTGGACCAGCTCAGGGACGTGGCCAAGGGCTGGGACATCCGCTACACGCCAGATCCCAAGCCGGAAGCAGGCCTGTTCTTCCGCTCCGACCACTTCCCGTTCGCCAAGCGCGGTGTGCCGGCGCTGTCGTATTCGGCCGGGCAGGATTGGGTCGAGGGCGGCGTCGAGGCCGGCAAGAAGGCATCGGACGACTACACTGCCAGGCGCTACCACCAGCAGGGCGACGAATGGCAGCCGGACTGGCGCTTTGCCGGTGCCGCGCGTGACTTGGAGGTGGTCTACACGCTGGGCGAGCAGTTGGCGAACTCGCGCGCGTGGCCGAACTGGAGCGCCGACGAGCCGTTCCGCGCGGTGCGTGACGCCAGTGCCGACGCACGCCATTGA
- a CDS encoding conserved hypothetical protein (Evidence 4 : Homologs of previously reported genes of unknown function), protein MIASLWFCLRILVAWVLALIVLGVIWSNLFGGPGAVFVLLVVGLLVLAAINTASHLRRVKLVAGRLDHDSLSSRQQRRIELPLDAGQAFALVESVVAGLPRVEDVESSPGSLQVRARIARTDSRNTRLPSRWNPLAWLAVKHDRVSATVTPGQGTSSVTLLFEPDAGAWVDLLMADEGSNRENADAMSRAMSQRVAEQRRDERESAARTEAEKELSVARLNLLHAQVEPHFLYNTLANAQVLTRTDPERAERMLGHLIQYLRSSLPGIDQSLSTLGQELERVQAYLEILRIRMGERLAVQVDVPEALRDVVLPSMALQTLVENAIKHGLEPKSGGGTIWLLAREVDGQVHITVADDGRGFGGDSSGTGIGLKNLRERLRLTCGPEAAFALVSNFPSGAAATLTLPHKGALPPELPHAP, encoded by the coding sequence ATGATCGCCAGCCTGTGGTTCTGCCTTCGCATCCTCGTGGCCTGGGTGCTGGCGCTGATCGTGCTTGGCGTCATCTGGTCGAACCTGTTCGGCGGGCCGGGCGCGGTGTTCGTGCTGCTGGTGGTCGGCCTGCTGGTGCTGGCGGCGATCAACACCGCCAGCCACCTGCGCCGGGTCAAGCTGGTCGCCGGGCGGCTGGACCACGACAGCCTGTCCAGCCGCCAGCAGCGCAGGATCGAGCTGCCGCTCGATGCCGGGCAGGCCTTCGCGCTGGTCGAGTCGGTGGTCGCCGGGTTGCCACGGGTGGAGGATGTGGAAAGCTCGCCCGGCAGCCTGCAGGTGCGGGCCCGGATCGCGCGCACCGATTCCCGCAACACGCGCCTGCCATCGCGCTGGAACCCGCTGGCGTGGCTGGCGGTCAAGCACGACCGGGTGTCGGCGACGGTGACGCCGGGCCAGGGCACCAGCAGCGTGACCCTGCTGTTCGAGCCCGATGCCGGTGCCTGGGTGGACCTGCTGATGGCCGACGAAGGCAGCAACCGCGAGAACGCCGATGCCATGAGCCGCGCGATGAGCCAGCGCGTGGCCGAACAGCGCCGCGACGAGCGTGAATCGGCCGCGCGCACCGAGGCCGAGAAGGAGCTGAGCGTGGCGCGCCTGAACCTGCTGCATGCGCAGGTCGAGCCGCACTTCCTCTACAACACGCTGGCCAACGCGCAGGTGCTCACCCGTACCGACCCCGAGCGCGCCGAGCGCATGCTCGGCCACCTGATCCAGTACCTGCGCAGCTCGCTGCCGGGCATCGACCAGTCGCTGTCGACGCTGGGGCAGGAGCTGGAGCGGGTGCAGGCCTACCTGGAGATCCTGCGCATCCGCATGGGCGAACGGCTGGCGGTGCAGGTCGACGTGCCCGAGGCCCTGCGCGACGTCGTGCTGCCGTCGATGGCGCTGCAGACGCTGGTGGAGAACGCGATCAAGCACGGGCTGGAGCCCAAGTCCGGCGGCGGCACCATCTGGCTGCTGGCGCGCGAGGTAGACGGACAGGTCCACATCACCGTGGCCGACGATGGCCGTGGTTTCGGCGGCGACAGCAGCGGTACCGGCATCGGCCTGAAGAACCTGCGCGAACGCCTGCGCCTGACCTGCGGGCCGGAGGCGGCCTTCGCCCTGGTCTCCAATTTCCCCAGCGGCGCGGCCGCGACCCTGACCCTGCCGCACAAGGGCGCGTTGCCGCCGGAGCTGCCCCATGCACCTTGA
- a CDS encoding Uncharacterized response regulatory protein VV2_1193, whose amino-acid sequence MHLDALIAEDEPLLRQALAAQLQRLWPELRIVAECEDGAAALEALETLKPDLAFLDIRMPGVTGIDVARALETLSPRTQVVFVTAYDQYAIDAFERGAVDYLLKPVADERLLATRQRLLARLQAGTPDRQVLDRLLEQLARRPVEKAAAPPLAWITASSGRQTRLVMLEDVLYFRADSKYTAVVTASEELLLRSPLRELAEVLDPQCFRQVHRSTIVNMKAVAAVEREDNGRGVLRLKGRSETLVVSQAFMSLFRGM is encoded by the coding sequence ATGCACCTTGATGCCCTGATCGCCGAGGACGAGCCGCTGCTGCGCCAGGCGCTGGCCGCGCAGCTGCAGCGGCTGTGGCCGGAGCTGCGCATCGTCGCCGAATGCGAGGATGGCGCCGCCGCGCTGGAGGCGCTGGAAACCCTGAAGCCCGACCTGGCCTTCCTCGACATCCGCATGCCCGGCGTCACCGGCATCGACGTGGCCCGCGCGCTGGAAACCCTCAGCCCGCGGACCCAGGTGGTGTTCGTCACCGCCTACGACCAGTACGCGATCGATGCCTTCGAGCGCGGCGCGGTGGACTACCTGCTCAAGCCGGTGGCCGACGAACGCCTGCTGGCCACGCGCCAGCGCCTGCTTGCGCGCCTGCAGGCCGGCACGCCGGACCGGCAGGTGCTGGACCGGCTGCTGGAGCAGCTGGCGCGGCGCCCGGTGGAGAAGGCCGCCGCGCCGCCGTTGGCGTGGATCACCGCCAGCAGCGGTCGCCAGACGCGGCTGGTGATGCTGGAGGACGTGCTGTATTTCCGCGCCGACAGCAAGTACACCGCCGTGGTCACCGCCAGCGAGGAACTGCTGTTGCGCAGCCCGCTGCGCGAGCTGGCCGAGGTGCTGGACCCGCAGTGCTTCCGCCAGGTGCACCGCTCGACCATCGTCAACATGAAGGCGGTGGCGGCGGTGGAGCGCGAGGACAACGGGCGCGGCGTGCTGCGCTTGAAGGGCCGCAGCGAGACGCTGGTGGTCAGCCAGGCGTTCATGAGCCTGTTCCGCGGCATGTGA
- a CDS encoding putative secreted protein (Evidence 3 : Function proposed based on presence of conserved amino acid motif, structural feature or limited homology) produces the protein MHYLTVLLGSLLAMLGYHEPQGQTSITRISGEAAVLSRTTVSAGKARFQCLQSESGSCFYRLYREDCRDEAAGELCRRLALDDFSVGVGGVREVRGLPAGFGQRVRAHEAQRRD, from the coding sequence ATGCATTACCTGACCGTCCTGCTCGGCAGCCTGTTGGCGATGCTGGGCTACCACGAACCGCAGGGGCAGACGTCGATCACCCGCATCAGCGGCGAGGCGGCCGTGCTCAGCCGCACCACGGTGTCCGCCGGCAAGGCCCGGTTCCAGTGCCTGCAGAGCGAGAGCGGCAGCTGTTTCTACCGGCTCTACCGCGAGGACTGCCGCGACGAGGCCGCAGGCGAGTTGTGCCGGCGGCTGGCGCTGGACGATTTCAGCGTAGGGGTGGGCGGCGTGCGCGAAGTGCGGGGGCTGCCGGCCGGCTTCGGCCAGCGGGTGCGGGCGCACGAAGCACAACGCCGCGACTGA
- a CDS encoding conserved hypothetical protein (Evidence 4 : Homologs of previously reported genes of unknown function) yields MIALFKGLGLLLQDNELYRSPFEKQVEHWKNLSDEQIRGEVDVLARAKCQWLIASIVLWQAVSLLVLGLITSYLWSDDYHITFTRVVIVLGSWVSILFVIWFMANMFDHTAGFERWMKAFNSRARISSDADSVETVAEALEMAQHYPEVLDYKQAVSARRELRHEDIRIMRELGRMRQHSELVGKLNHIGDDGLRLQPAF; encoded by the coding sequence ATGATCGCGTTGTTCAAGGGTTTGGGGTTGTTGCTGCAAGACAATGAGCTGTATCGCAGTCCGTTCGAGAAACAGGTCGAACACTGGAAGAACCTGAGCGACGAGCAGATACGCGGGGAAGTGGACGTGCTGGCCCGGGCCAAGTGCCAATGGCTGATCGCCTCCATCGTGCTCTGGCAGGCCGTCTCGCTGCTGGTGCTGGGGCTGATCACCAGCTACCTGTGGAGCGACGACTACCACATCACCTTCACCCGCGTGGTCATCGTGCTCGGCTCGTGGGTGTCGATCCTGTTCGTGATCTGGTTCATGGCCAACATGTTCGACCACACCGCCGGCTTCGAGCGCTGGATGAAGGCCTTCAACAGCCGCGCGCGCATCAGCTCCGACGCCGACAGCGTGGAGACCGTGGCCGAGGCACTGGAGATGGCGCAGCACTATCCGGAAGTGCTGGACTACAAGCAGGCGGTGAGCGCCCGCCGCGAGCTGCGCCACGAGGACATCCGCATCATGCGCGAGCTCGGCCGCATGCGGCAGCACTCGGAACTGGTCGGCAAGCTCAACCACATCGGCGACGACGGGCTGCGCCTGCAACCGGCGTTCTGA
- a CDS encoding hypothetical protein (Evidence 5 : No homology to any previously reported sequences), with translation MHAQHEGRISNSIPHSYLVTRRKIRNPPAARISPHDGISCACPIAKPRENARNEGA, from the coding sequence GTGCATGCGCAGCATGAAGGACGAATTTCCAATTCCATTCCGCACAGTTACCTCGTGACGCGGCGCAAAATCCGCAACCCGCCTGCCGCACGCATTTCCCCGCACGACGGAATTTCCTGCGCCTGCCCCATTGCCAAGCCGCGCGAAAATGCTAGAAATGAAGGCGCCTGA
- a CDS encoding conserved exported hypothetical protein (Evidence 4 : Homologs of previously reported genes of unknown function), translating to MVPQRPLLVLAIGAALALSACDRSPAPAASAPQAQVSKPQLGSFGFDAAGMDRSVAAGDNFFDHANGEWVRNTEIPADRSSYGSFNVIAEKTLADTRAIMEEAGSADDGEARKVGDYYAAYMDEAAIEARGIAPLQPQLQAIAGIGDRQALARVLGGSVRADVDLLNATNFYTPHLFGVWVSVDLLQPQRNAPYLVQGGLGMPDRDFYLEGGRMAELRKAYEGYVARLLELSGDADAAAKAARIVALETKIARAHATQEETNDVEKGANAWKQADLGAKAAGMDWAAFLDAAGLSAQQDFIVWQPQAVAGLSKLVAGEPLQAWKDYLAFHALDEAAPYLPKAFADAHFAFHGTAMSGTPQQSERWKRAVARTNDAIGEAVGRIYVERHFDAATKARADEMANNIIAAFARRIDALEWMSPETKAHAKAKVAGLKVDMGYPSKWRDYTALEVKRDDALGNAQRASLFEYQRNLAKLGQPVDHSEWAMLPQTINAMNVPLENRLVFPAAILQPPFFDGAADDAVNYGAIGAVIGHEISHGFDNAGALFDETGKLHNWWTADDLKQFNAAGDALAAQFGSYAPFPGVHVNGRLTLGENIADVAGLATAHDAYVLSQQGKPTQELDGFSPDQRFFLGFAQAWRSKAREQALRNSLLTNVHAPGQFRALTVRNLDAWYPAFDVKESQQLYLAPEQRVKVW from the coding sequence ATGGTCCCGCAACGTCCCCTGCTGGTGCTGGCAATCGGCGCCGCCCTCGCCCTGAGCGCCTGCGACAGGAGCCCCGCCCCGGCCGCATCCGCACCGCAGGCGCAGGTATCGAAACCGCAACTGGGCAGCTTCGGCTTCGATGCGGCGGGCATGGACCGCAGCGTCGCCGCCGGCGACAACTTCTTCGACCATGCCAATGGCGAATGGGTCAGGAACACCGAAATCCCGGCCGACCGCTCCAGCTACGGCAGCTTCAACGTGATCGCCGAGAAGACCCTGGCCGACACCCGCGCGATCATGGAGGAGGCCGGCAGCGCCGATGACGGCGAGGCCCGCAAGGTCGGCGACTACTACGCCGCCTACATGGACGAGGCCGCCATCGAGGCGCGCGGCATCGCGCCGCTGCAGCCGCAGCTGCAGGCCATCGCCGGCATCGGCGACCGCCAGGCGCTGGCCCGCGTGCTGGGCGGCAGCGTGCGCGCCGACGTGGACCTGCTCAACGCCACCAATTTCTATACCCCACACCTGTTCGGCGTATGGGTGTCGGTGGACCTGCTGCAACCGCAGCGCAATGCGCCCTACCTGGTGCAGGGCGGGCTGGGCATGCCCGACCGCGACTTCTATCTGGAAGGCGGGCGCATGGCCGAACTGCGCAAGGCCTACGAGGGCTACGTGGCGCGGCTGCTGGAACTGTCCGGCGACGCCGACGCCGCGGCCAAGGCCGCGCGCATCGTTGCGCTGGAAACGAAGATCGCCCGCGCCCACGCCACCCAGGAAGAAACCAACGACGTCGAGAAGGGCGCCAACGCGTGGAAGCAGGCCGACCTGGGCGCGAAGGCAGCGGGCATGGACTGGGCCGCGTTCCTCGACGCGGCCGGGCTGTCGGCGCAGCAGGACTTCATCGTCTGGCAGCCGCAGGCCGTGGCCGGGCTGTCGAAGCTGGTCGCCGGCGAACCGCTGCAGGCATGGAAGGACTACCTCGCCTTCCACGCGCTGGACGAGGCCGCGCCGTACCTGCCCAAAGCCTTTGCCGACGCGCACTTCGCCTTCCACGGCACCGCGATGAGCGGCACCCCGCAGCAGAGCGAGCGCTGGAAGCGCGCGGTGGCGCGGACCAACGACGCCATCGGCGAGGCGGTCGGCAGGATCTACGTCGAGCGCCACTTCGATGCCGCCACCAAGGCGCGCGCCGACGAAATGGCGAACAACATCATCGCCGCCTTCGCCAGGCGCATCGACGCGCTGGAATGGATGTCGCCGGAAACCAAGGCGCACGCCAAGGCCAAGGTCGCCGGGCTGAAGGTGGACATGGGCTACCCGTCGAAGTGGCGCGACTACACGGCGCTGGAGGTGAAGCGCGACGACGCGCTGGGCAACGCACAGCGCGCTTCGCTGTTCGAGTACCAACGCAACCTCGCCAAGCTCGGCCAGCCGGTGGACCACAGCGAATGGGCGATGCTGCCGCAGACCATCAACGCGATGAACGTGCCGCTGGAAAACCGGCTGGTGTTCCCGGCCGCGATCCTGCAACCGCCGTTTTTCGACGGCGCCGCCGACGATGCGGTCAACTACGGTGCCATCGGCGCGGTGATCGGCCATGAGATCAGCCACGGCTTCGACAACGCCGGCGCGCTGTTCGACGAAACCGGCAAGCTGCACAACTGGTGGACGGCCGACGACCTGAAGCAGTTCAACGCCGCCGGTGACGCACTGGCTGCGCAGTTCGGCAGCTACGCACCGTTCCCCGGCGTGCACGTCAACGGCCGCCTGACCTTGGGCGAGAACATCGCCGACGTGGCCGGGCTGGCCACCGCGCACGACGCCTACGTGCTGTCGCAGCAGGGCAAGCCGACGCAGGAACTGGACGGTTTCAGCCCCGACCAGCGTTTCTTCCTCGGCTTCGCCCAGGCCTGGCGCAGCAAGGCGCGCGAGCAGGCACTGCGCAACTCGCTGCTGACCAACGTGCATGCACCGGGCCAGTTCCGCGCGTTGACCGTGCGCAACCTCGATGCGTGGTACCCGGCCTTCGACGTCAAGGAAAGCCAGCAGCTGTACCTGGCGCCGGAGCAGCGGGTGAAGGTCTGGTAA